One segment of Tetrapisispora phaffii CBS 4417 chromosome 1, complete genome DNA contains the following:
- the SMD1 gene encoding mRNA splicing protein SMD1 (similar to Saccharomyces cerevisiae SMD1 (YGR074W); ancestral locus Anc_3.139) has product MGTVMKLVNFLKKLRNEQVTIELKNGTTVWGTLQSVSPQMNATLTDVKLSLPHNKNSSRSKVVNPTALASLYLIDNQSNNVNDLNGDTTTSLQYINIRGNTIRQIILPDSLNLDSLLVDERQLNKLRKIGKVSDDQNRKRRRDFGDEVGKRPRRNI; this is encoded by the coding sequence ATGGGAACTGTAATGAAGTtagtaaattttttgaaaaaactACGTAATGAACAAGTTACTATTGAACTAAAAAATGGTACAACTGTTTGGGGTACTTTACAGTCTGTTTCCCCACAAATGAATGCCACATTAACTGATGTGAAATTATCATTACCGCACAACAAGAACTCATCAAGATCAAAAGTAGTGAATCCAACTGCATTGGCAagtttatatttgatagaTAACCAAAGCAATAATGTAAATGATCTGAATGGTGATACTACTACATCCTTgcaatatattaatatccGTGGAAATACTATCAGACAGATCATTTTACCggattcattaaatttggATTCACTTCTCGTGGATGAGAgacaattgaataaattaagAAAGATTGGTAAAGTTAGTGATGACCaaaacagaaaaagaagGAGGGATTTTGGTGACGAAGTAGGAAAAAGACCtagaagaaatatataa
- the TPHA0A00860 gene encoding uncharacterized protein (similar to Saccharomyces cerevisiae FAD1 (YDL045C); ancestral locus Anc_3.146) encodes MISLEKVSQLCYNITESYLSLNNSNSIIQETQLTLQNSRRDILNTVFTNWNPFGSKIAFSYNGGKDCQVLLILYLSCLWEYFYTFAQQSQYGMEYMQFPISSVSSVLISNDVNFLTMEHFIKDTVDRYHLDMYDFSNAKNSVSSKKNMADLFQDYLDDKSEIEAIVVGVRHSDPYSENLSLIDMTDEGWPNFYRVQPLLDWHLTNIWSFLIYSGEPICGLYGEGYTSIGDIDNTLPNPNLNTNEKHQFYFSEELKSAFNRNRNQSTEIGIDNGDQDFKVNLSNLDKSDRQLLHSYNATYYPGWYLIDEKLERAGRIKKPKN; translated from the coding sequence atgataagCCTAGAAAAAGTGTCACAACTGTGCTACAACATAACGGAATCTTACTTAAGCCTTAACAATAGTAATTCAATCATTCAAGAGACTCAACTTACATTGCAAAATAGTAGAAGagatatattaaatactGTTTTTACAAACTGGAATCCCTTTGGTAGTAAAATAGCGTTTTCTTATAATGGTGGCAAAGACTGTCAAGTGTTATTGATATTGTATTTGAGTTGTCTATGggaatatttttatacATTTGCACAACAATCACAATATGGGATGGAATATATGCAGTTCCCAATTTCTAGTGTTTCATCCGTTTTAATTTCCAATGATGTCAATTTTCTGACGATGGAACATTTTATCAAGGACACTGTGGATAGGTATCATTTGGATATGTATGACTTTTCTAATGCAAAAAATTCAGTATCCTCGAAGAAAAATATGGCAGATTTGTTTCAAGATTATTTAGATGACAAATCTGAGATTGAAGCCATTGTAGTTGGCGTAAGACATTCCGACCCGTATAGTGagaatttatcattaattgaCATGACAGATGAAGGTTGGCCCAATTTCTATAGGGTGCAACCATTGCTTGATTGGCACCTTACAAATATTTGGAGTTTTCTAATATATTCTGGAGAGCCAATTTGTGGATTATATGGTGAAGGATATACCTCGATCGGTGATATCGATAACACATTACCAAATCCTAATCTCAAtacaaatgaaaaacaTCAATTCTATTTCAGTGAGGAATTAAAAAGTGCCTTCAACAGAAACAGAAATCAAAGTACGGAAATTGGTATCGATAACGGGGACCAAGATTTTAAAGTTAACTTATCCAATTTAGACAAATCAGACAGACAATTATTACACTCATATAACGCTACTTACTATCCCGGTTGGTATCTTATAGATGAGAAGCTTGAAAGAGCAGGAAGAATCaagaaaccaaaaaattaa
- the TPHA0A00870 gene encoding uncharacterized protein (similar to Saccharomyces cerevisiae YOL070C; ancestral locus Anc_3.148), with protein MLASKFNNDSKVSVNSKRLSAMLDSLEDDDAVTFTTSNANKAPSKAIESSESSDLIQHVKLATSTENSNSSNSSGNSYDNTQTSNTVNSLSPATIGTSNAQNNRNSLISNYSGVIDERTEISFIVQNEANEQENNLDNIHSKHLISAKNSIKRNTSLRLTQIQGHKKDMSSIASGNMASESGSSAYYNIEKEHEVEIEKPLNKTELSDNSVNIEVPRRNKNRPMSRILLEHNLEEIENQLKNELDDMTKIDSPSNLHVPIIPESKNSSTVDVFYSATSLTNHNKHDDLPNSIIDESYLERPLPKSPYANNFQASSTERLHSETPELSHDITITRADNNTDNYVDQNDNDDDYEDIVDEAYPDDKNIQSTPQSKIIGNQDSTNTSSKNSFGNNVKEPSVSGFNIKTLQLLVDASKQNCLGNEFMDLGMKEQEKQSLQHLIDALSRLTADMVLDPTKYEQGLERLKKATRSLEGF; from the coding sequence ATGTTGGCTTCgaaattcaataatgatTCTAAAGTTTCAGTGAATTCTAAAAGACTGTCTGCAATGTTAGACTCGTTAGAAGACGACGATGCAGTAACATTTACAACCTCTAATGCGAACAAAGCGCCATCAAAAGCAATTGAATCATCAGAAAGTTCTGATTTGATACAGCATGTCAAACTCGCTACTTCTACAGAGAATTCGAACAGTTCTAATAGTTCAGGTAATTCATATGATAATACACAAACCTCTAATACTGTGAATTCACTCAGTCCAGCTACTATCGGGACTTCAAATGcacaaaataatagaaaCAGTTTGATCTCGAACTATTCCGGGGTGATTGATGAACGTACTGAAATCTCTTTTATTGTTCAAAACGAGGCAAATGAACAggaaaataatttagataatattCATTCGAAACATCTCATTTCAGCTAAAAATTCGatcaaaagaaatacaTCTTTGAGACTAACACAAATACAAGGTCATAAAAAAGATATGTCTTCCATTGCATCTGGAAATATGGCTAGTGAAAGTGGTTCATCTGCCTATTATAACATAGAAAAAGAACACGAAGTTGAGATTGAGAAACCATTAAATAAGACTGAATTATCTGATAATTCAGTAAATATAGAGGTTCCTcgaagaaataaaaatagacCAATGTCcagaatattattagaacataatttagaagaaattgaaaatcaGCTCAAAAATGAATTGGATGATATGACTAAAATAGACTCACCAAGCAACCTGCATGTTCCAATAATACCTGAGAGTAAGAATTCAAGCACAGTGGATGTGTTTTATTCGGCAACAAGTCTTACTAATCATAACAAACACGATGATCTTCCAAATAGCATAATTGATGAATCGTACCTCGAGAGACCTTTACCAAAGTCTCCATATGCAAACAATTTTCAAGCATCATCGACTGAGCGACTACATAGTGAGACTCCAGAACTTTCCCATGATATAACAATTACTCGTGCCGATAATAACACTGATAATTATGTTGATCAAAAcgataatgatgatgattatGAAGATATAGTAGATGAAGCTTATCctgatgataaaaatatacagTCTACTCCTCAAAGTAAGATCATTGGTAATCAAGATAGTACAAATACAAGTTCAAAAAACTCTTTTGGAAATAACGTCAAGGAACCTAGTGTATCGGgtttcaatatcaaaacaTTGCAACTATTAGTTGATGCTTCGAAACAGAACTGCTTAGGAAATGAATTCATGGATCTAGGTATGAAAGAACAGGAGAAACAATCGTTACAACATTTAATCGATGCATTGTCAAGATTGACAGCCGATATGGTTCTTGATCCAACTAAATATGAGCAAGGTTTAGAAAGACTGAAGAAGGCCACCAGATCACTAGAAGGATTTTAG
- the TPHA0A00880 gene encoding uncharacterized protein (similar to Saccharomyces cerevisiae SIR2 (YDL042C) and HST1 (YOL068C); ancestral locus Anc_3.151), whose product MVKPNAINNNGVNSQDTQEKSHPSSSSSYNNEQLVSLDDENIPPLNSNLTQIFNKYPKETEKFDGTSKFGRGSLADLNDDKPKLTLLEKITNESKRFIECELNKKVAYRRRSDDSGSSLSDSDSDSDIEPSEVQKIVDNSSSKGTIEIMSYGASTRGTSNCENNGDDDVNMRDVGSESMMLDSDIFETTVDRDFIMKDKDTSLRTISIGKVDGYEKFIFPTYNKEESLYAKFYLKQNGLYSFLNLYLPEHVTSLHIYGLIKLMGYEIRDLDLLSRIYDCTDVQSLQLTAEDQDDVIYNNFDDPLDQKQIMRIFKDFQMVVTRVLHSDFRIPTYLTTSSLVDILERSKNIIVLTGAGISTSLGIPDFRSSQGFYSQIKNLGLDDPQDVFNLNIFRQNPSVFYNIANMVLPPENIYSPLHSFLKLLQDKNKLLRNYTQNIDNLESYAGLEADKMIQCHGSFASASCFTCGYSMPGNKIFPNIRNREIPLCPKCINRRNYLISKQSNPNTKHNHKGSRKSSSSTTDAMRTESDNTTNSRSSISSFDSSNSDTSKLQNLNPHDDDDKTEDEDDASNSDSSDKYDTDDELPIDKSYGVMKPDITFFGEALPERFHEQISKDIKQCDLLITIGTSLKVAPVSEIVNMLSKHVPQILINKDPVNHANFDLSLLGYCDDVVAYISKLLKWDIPHKNWKELKNKNYEAIPTERGVYKIELNDKIK is encoded by the coding sequence ATGGTCAAACCAAATGCAATTAATAACAATGGAGTCAACTCTCAAGACACACAGGAAAAGTCACATCcatcatcttcttcctcttACAACAATGAGCAACTTGTTTCTcttgatgatgaaaatatacCACCATTAAATTCAAACCTAACccaaatttttaacaaatatCCCaaagaaactgaaaaatttgaCGGGACAAGTAAATTTGGCCGTGGAAGTTTGGCCGATTTGAATGATGATAAACCGAAGCTCACTCTGTTGGAAAAAATAACTAATGAAAGTAAACGTTTTATAGAGTGTGAacttaataaaaaagtaGCTTACAGAAGACGTAGTGATGATAGTGGTTCTAGTTTAAGTGACAGTGATAGTGATAGTGACATTGAACCTAGTGAAGTACAAAAGATTGTTGATAACAGTAGTTCAAAAGGTACTATTGAGATCATGAGTTATGGTGCTAGCACTAGAGGTACTAGCAATTGTGAAAATAATGGTGATGATGATGTTAATATGCGAGACGTTGGATCTGAGTCTATGATGTTAGACagtgatatttttgaaacaacGGTAGATCGTGATTTTATAATGAAGGACAAAGACACCTCATTGAGGACAATTTCAATTGGTAAGGTCGATGGGtatgaaaaatttatttttcctACGtataataaagaagaatcaTTGTATGCTAAATTTTACTTGAAGCAGAATGGATTATATTCGTTTCTAAATCTATATTTACCAGAACATGTTACATCACTGCATATATACGGGTTAATTAAATTGATGGGGTATGAAATAAGGGATCTGGACTTATTGAGCCGCATTTACGATTGCACAGATGTCCAATCGTTACAATTAACAGCCGAAGATCAAGATGatgttatttataataatttcgATGATCCATTAGATCAGAAGCAAATAATGAGAATATTTAAGGACTTCCAAATGGTTGTCACAAGAGTACTACACTCGGATTTTAGAATCCCTACATATTTAACAACTAGTAGTTTAGTTGACATATTGGAaagatcaaaaaatataattgttttgaCAGGGGCAGGTATTTCAACGTCATTGGGTATTCCAGATTTCAGATCATCCCAAGGTTTTTATTCTCAGATCAAAAATCTGGGTCTAGATGATCCTCAGgatgttttcaatttaaatatatttcgTCAAAATCCATCagtattttataatatcgCTAACATGGTTCTGCCGcctgaaaatatatattcaccCTTGCATagttttttgaaattactgcaagataaaaataagttATTGAGAAATTACACACAAAATATCGATAATTTAGAATCGTATGCTGGTCTGGAAGCAGACAAGATGATACAATGTCATGGTTCGTTTGCTTCAGCGTCATGTTTCACTTGTGGATATTCGATGCCTGggaataaaatatttcctAACATTAGAAATAGAGAAATTCCATTATGTCCAAAGTGTATAAACAGGAggaattatttaatttcaaagcAATCCAACCCAAATACTAAGCATAATCATAAAGGATCAAGAAAATCAAGTAGCTCAACGACTGATGCTATGCGAACCGAAAGTGATAACACCACTAACAGTAGAAGCAGTATATCAAGTTTTGACTCATCTAATAGTGACACCTCAAAGTTACAAAACTTAAATCCTCATGATGACGATGATAAAACTGaggatgaagatgatgcTTCTAATAGCGATAGTTCAGATAAATATGATACCGATGATGAGCTTCCAATTGATAAATCGTATGGTGTTATGAAACCGGATATTACATTTTTCGGTGAAGCTTTACCTGAAAGGTTCCATGAACAGATTTCGaaagatattaaacaatgcgatttattaattactATTGGTACGAGTTTAAAAGTTGCGCCAGTTTCAGAGATTGTAAATATGTTGTCAAAGCATGTGCCCCAGATTCTAATTAACAAAGATCCTGTCAATCATGCAAATTTTGACCTTTCATTGCTTGGATATTGTGACGATGTCGTCGCCTATATCTCAAAGCTCCTTAAATGGGATATTCCACATAAAAATTGGAAGGAAttgaagaacaagaacTATGAGGCTATTCCTACAGAAAGAGGTGTGTATAAAATAGAACtgaatgataaaataaaataa
- the INP54 gene encoding phosphoinositide 5-phosphatase INP54 (similar to Saccharomyces cerevisiae INP54 (YOL065C); ancestral locus Anc_3.155), giving the protein MNDWKISVTTFNCGKKYPVDNSTWSAKIIKECLAGLSDAQDIYVFGFQEFVPLWEGSFHDTVSSYLDEVASTTIDILSKQFNGKTFKSIGSHSLGAIALLVIASNTVIKKSSILSVECSRGLLGSNLKGGIAISVDLANRKENHGNNKETFTFINTHLAANEGMQNASTRIDDINCILNTCDRELRMTNFKNGHLFVLGDMNFRLTNINKDASQLDFTDAVVIQELLKNNDELNLFKLISGFIFSGFIEPTITFAPTYKYKIDCPDEYNYKRTPSWCDRILFKEYGNADKVKIINYNSIARADCLQFTDHQPVTLSLSIPTTAECTQLTLPDFIQPEEYYKVVGSILNTSVGYSGWLLSFKYSKLIAIVLLVIWTVWILNAWK; this is encoded by the coding sequence ATGAATGATTGGAAAATTTCAGTAACGACTTTTAACTGTGGGAAAAAATATCCTGTTGACAATTCAACTTGGTCTGccaaaattattaaagaatgTTTAGCTGGTCTTAGTGATGCTCaagatatatatgtatttgGTTTCCAAGAATTCGTGCCGCTTTGGGAAGGGTCCTTCCACGATACCGTTTCATCTTACCTAGATGAAGTTGCTAGCACAACAATTGATATCCTTAGCAAACAATTCAACGGGAAAACTTTTAAATCTATTGGTTCTCATTCCTTAGGTGCTATAGCATTATTAGTAATTGCTTCTAATACtgttataaaaaaaagttCAATTTTGTCTGTTGAATGTAGCAGAGGCCTATTGGGTAGTAATTTAAAAGGTGGTATTGCCATTTCAGTTGACTTGGCAAACAGAAAGGAAAATcatggtaataataaagagaCATTTACTTTTATAAATACACATTTGGCTGCAAATGAAGGGATGCAGAATGCATCGACTAGAATTGATGACATTAACTGCATTTTGAATACATGCGACAGAGAATTAAGAATGaccaatttcaaaaacgGTCATTTATTTGTGCTAGGCGATATGAATTTCAGATTGACAAACATAAACAAAGATGCATCACAATTGGATTTTACTGATGCCGTAGTGATCCAAGAGCTActgaaaaataatgatgaattgaatttatttaagCTTATCTCAGGGTTCATCTTTTCTGGTTTCATTGAACCAACAATCACTTTTGCGCCAACCTATAAATACAAGATAGATTGTCCAGATGAGTATAATTATAAACGTACTCCATCTTGGTGTGATagaattttattcaaagaatATGGAAACGCAgataaagttaaaattataaactATAACTCAATAGCTCGAGCAGATTGTCTACAATTCACAGACCATCAGCCTGTGACTCTAAGTCTATCAATACCAACAACTGCAGAATGCACACAATTAACACTTCCTGATTTCATACAACCAGAAGAATATTACAAAGTCGTAGGTAGCATTCTGAACACCAGTGTAGGTTATTCCGGATGGCTCCTGTCCTTTAAATACTCCAAACTGATTGCCATTGTCCTTCTGGTGATATGGACAGTATGGATATTGAATGCTTggaaataa
- the SLM3 gene encoding tRNA-5-taurinomethyluridine 2-sulfurtransferase (similar to Saccharomyces cerevisiae SLM3 (YDL033C); ancestral locus Anc_3.158) — translation MLSKYSSLISKRVVNGYNVQRLPSKFDNIIVAMSGGVDSSVAAAIFSEYYPNVRGIYMQNWSQSQSLDDPNKEPCYEKDWKDACRVGEHLNIPVDFINFENDYWNNVFQPMLDMYANGLTPNPDINCNTFVKFGSLVEHLDNKYGKDNYWLVSGHYSRILNEINSDASHLLRSYDKGKDQSYYLSQVASNIFPRLLLPIGNLIKPEVRSLATSCGLENANKPDSQGICFVNNSQHGKFKNFLKHYLTADEGNIVTIDSKTNEKKIWGKHSGLWSYTIGQKVGISMPQGDPNYKGTWFVSEKNKTSNELVIVKNGDNEALYNKKLSIGPFKPLGIDTIALQALCKNALKDKTLVLQYRSLQTPIHIKECEFKDLDNNEVELTLELNTKQRAIVAGQYGCLYINERVLGSGTISKTW, via the coding sequence ATGCTCTCGAAATATAGTTCATTGATCAGTAAGAGGGTCGTGAATGGTTATAATGTGCAAAGACTACCTTCTAAATTTGACAATATTATAGTAGCTATGTCTGGGGGGGTTGATTCCTCTGTTGCAGCGGCAATCTTTTCAGAATATTATCCTAACGTAAGAGGAATTTACATGCAAAATTGGTCACAATCCCAATCACTAGACGATCCCAATAAAGAACCATGCTATGAAAAAGACTGGAAAGATGCATGTAGAGTTGGTgaacatttaaatattccagtagatttcattaatttcGAAAATGACTACTGGAACAACGTATTCCAACCAATGTTGGACATGTATGCTAATGGTTTGACACCTAATCCCGATATAAATTGTAATAcatttgttaaatttgGGAGTCTTGTTGAACATCTAGATAATAAGTATGGTAAGGATAATTACTGGCTGGTTTCTGGTCATTATTCAAGAATcttaaatgaaataaatagtGACGCTTCTCACCTGTTAAGAAGTTATGATAAAGGAAAAGATCAAAGTTATTATCTCTCACAAGTAGCAAGCAATATTTTCCCtagattattattaccGATTGGTAATTTGATAAAACCAGAAGTTAGATCGTTAGCTACTTCGTGTGGTTTAGAGAATGCAAACAAACCTGATTCACAAGGTATCTGTTTTGTCAATAATTCACAACATggtaaattcaaaaatttccTGAAACATTACCTTACTGCTGATGAAGGTAATATAGTAACAATTGACTCtaaaacaaatgaaaagaaaatttggGGTAAGCATTCAGGCCTATGGTCATACACAATTGGCCAAAAAGTGGGAATATCTATGCCACAAGGAGATCCGAATTACAAAGGAACATGGTTTGTTAGTGAAAAGAATAAAACAAGCAATGAGTTAGTAATAGTGAAAAATGGTGATAACGAGGCAttgtataataaaaaactAAGCATTGGGCCTTTTAAACCACTAGGGATCGATACAATAGCGCTACAAGCACTCTGTAAAAACGCTCTCAAAGATAAGACATTAGTCTTACAATACAGATCGTTACAAACACCGATTCATATAAAAGAATGCGAATTTAAGGATTTAGATAACAATGAAGTTGAACTTACTTTGGAATTGAATACAAAACAGAGAGCAATTGTGGCTGGACAGTACGGCTGCCTCTATATCAACGAAAGGGTCCTTGGTAGCGgtacaatttcaaaaacatgGTAA